In Tachysurus vachellii isolate PV-2020 chromosome 12, HZAU_Pvac_v1, whole genome shotgun sequence, the DNA window CATCTCTACTGCTCTAACACAACTTTCTGGCCTTCTCTGTGCCCTAAAACTTTCTTACCCTAAAGATCTCAGACCTTTGAAATCATTCAGAAAGTGTTTATAAAGCTGGAGCCTGGATGGTCTCAGTGTCATGGTCAACGAACCACACACACCGCCCAAGCGTCAGCACAGAGAAGCGTCCCGGAGTATTAGctcgcttccggactacacttcccatcagccatcACCCACACTGATTACACCGCCACCGGTCCCTCATCTCCGCTCACTATTTTAACTGAACTTGAACTTCATACcagtgcgaggtctcgacttgtctagtgcagtcattctgagcgttttccTGTTTCTGATTTTCCTGTTTCGACTCTGTTTCTTAATTTTGAcctttctgattgtttgctgcctgccctgaaTGAATTTCCCAGAGTTCACTGCTGTGGGTTTGGTGGATGGAGGACAGTTTGTGTACTACGACAGTAACATCAGGAGGATGATCCCAAAGACAGAGTGGATACAGAAGATGAATTATGATGATCCAGATTACTGgaatagagagacacagaagcTACAGGGTTCTGAGGAGATCTTCAAAGTCAATGTGGATATACTAATGATGCGCTTTAATCAGACAAcaggtaaaacacacaacacactacaggtAAAAGCACACATCGTCATTATCGTCATTATCCTGTCTGACTGGTCAAGCTGATAAACAtcaaatttgacttttttttctgtctttggaaatgtctggagaaaaaaaaattcttcactGTGACCACTTTTCCCAGCAATGGAAACCAGCACTATATTAATGTGCATGGTTTAGAAAGGAACAAGCCTATAGGTCTGATCATCAGGTGTCCAAGGACTTTTGGCCTATTAGTGTATTGATCTGCACTCCATCTAAACATCTACCTGAACTACAGTACATTaaattctttacatttaatctttattattattatctgctgCATCAGTAAATCTGTAGTTTTAGAGGAAAGTGTTTCTCTGACCTTTCAGGATCTGTTGCTTGTTCCTCAAATGCAGCACTAACTCCTTCTCCAAGCTGCTGTGCTGAATCACACAGGTGTAGGTGTGTTTCTGCAGCTCCTCAGCTGGGACTTTCAGAATgcttctcttctggaagcttccATCCTGGTTGGGTAACGTCTCTCTGAGCTCCACGTCCTCATGCATGTCCTCTCCATCCTTCCTCCAGGTGATCATCACTGCTTTGGGGAAGAAACCTGTAGCGTGACACACCACCTCTGGAGAAGAGGATTCTTTCTGGAACAGTGATGTCTCAGGACGAACTGCAGAGACACGAagagacagaaatattaaaaatccaTGTGAGACTTATTTTAAAGTGTGTCAGACATCCTTTTTGTAATGCAGTGAGATTTTCTTGCCAATGATCTACATTTTTTGGCTGTACAGATGTAGAAGTTTCTAGCTGTATTTAATCAATATCACATTAGTGCTGTTATCCTGAATATAAGCACTAATGTGATCTGGCTGTAGACTTACAGGTAATCACAGCAGATAGTCAGGATACCCACACAACTGTGAGGGCAAAATCGCTTTTACacaacaattaaattaaataaattaacattgaGTTACTTCAGAAACATGGTCAAATAATTTGCTTATTTCTGCACcgctaatataaatatttacttaaGAAACCACAGAGGGACAGAGCATGGTGTGTTTAGAGAGTCTTAGTACTGAGCAGAAATGTAAAGGTGCGTCAAAACATCCACAAGTCGAGCTGGAAGGTGAGAGCAGGAgggatcgagagagagagagagaaaaggttaAGCAGCAAAATAAGGCCTGAAAACACAAAGGAGAAGATCACACACGTTACCTTTCCTCTCCAGAGTCTCTTTGCCGTAAGACACATACTTTTTTAACCACTTGATACAGATGTTCTCCAGGTAGTTCTTCCGGGCCACAGTCATACCAGGATCAGGATCCCACTTGTTCTTGGTGATCACAGCTTGTGATTTAGCTGCAGTCCATGTGACAGTTTTCAGATCAAAACTGATGTAATCTTCTCCATCATAACCGTACTGTCTGTATCCTCTAACAGTTCCGTCATCATCCAGCTCACAGCCGTACATCAGCTGCACTGAGTgaactcctgcacacacacacacacacacacacacacacgcacatatgtgtttatgtttttacctgtagtctgtgtatgtgtgtatgtgtgtgtgcttttacctgtagtgtgttgtgtgttttacctgTTGTCTGATTAAAGCGCATCATTAGTATATCCACATTGACTTTGAAGATCTCCTCAGAACCCTGTAgcttctgtgtctctctattcCAGTAATCTGGATCATCATAATTCATCTTCTGTATCCACTCTGTCTTTGGGATCATCCTCCTGATGTTACTGTCGTAGTACACAAACTGTCCTCCATCCACCAAACCCACAGCAGTG includes these proteins:
- the LOC132854914 gene encoding patr class I histocompatibility antigen, alpha chain G-like, with protein sequence MITWRKDGEDVHEDVELRETLPNQDGSFQKRSILKVPAEELQKHTYTCVIQHSSLEKKELVLNVSERQILKGTHSLQYFYTVVTTEMNFPEFTAVGLVDGGQFVYYDSNIRRMIPKTEWIQKMNYDDPDYWNRETQKLQGSEEIFKVNVDILMMRFNQTTGVHSVQLMYGCELDDDGTVRGYRQYGYDGEDYISFDLKTVTWTAAKSQAVITKNKWDPDPGMTVARKNYLENICIKWLKKYVSYGKETLERKVRPETSLFQKESSSPEVVCHATGFFPKAVMITWRKDGEDMHEDVELRETLPNQDGSFQKRSILKVPAEELQKHTYTCVIQHSSLEKELVLHLRNKQQILKVRPETSLFQKESSSPEVVCHATGFFPKAVMITWRKDGEDVHEDVELRETLPNHDGSFQKRSILKVPAEELQKHTYTCVIQHSSLEKELVLHVSERQILKDPQEERK